Genomic DNA from Deinococcus ruber:
CGTCGCAACTTCGGCAAGTCTTTCAGAATCTGCTGGGGAACGCGCTCAAGTTCAACGCGCCGAACAGAAAGCCACGGGTTCGGGTAGAGGCGGTACGGAACGGAGGGCTGTGGCGTTTTGCAGTTTCTGACAATGGTGTCGGCATCCAGTCAGAATTCTTCGAGCGCATCTTCACGATCTTCCAGCGTCTGCACACCAGGGAGAAGTACGAAGGGAACGGAATTGGACTCGCCATCACCCGCAAAATCATCGAGCGTCAAGGAGGGCATATCTGGGTGGAAAGCACACCGGATGCGGGGACGACCTTTTTCTTCACGCTCGTTGCCAGCGAGGATCACGAGTGAACAGGTTGGCAGACGGCACGCTGCACAAGAAGCTGTTGGTCGAGGACAGCTTCGCGAAGAAGGTGCGGAGGAAGGAGGGGTTCGAGGCGGTTGTGAAACAGCTGCACTTCAGTCGAGGGGAGGAGGCCCTGGCGTCCACACGCCGAGATGGAACCGAACACGGAGCGGCTCCCCACCCGACGTGGCTGTTGCTTGACCTCCTCCTGCCGAGTCTCCAGGCGTTCGCAGTACTCGTCACACGACCTTCCAAGCCAACCGGGCAGTCGTTGCCAATCCTGGTGCTCTCTTGTGCACAAACCGGCCAACATCGACCGGGCGAATGGAGAAGACCCTCCCTCAGCAAGCCGTACCCGCTGCAGGGGGGTGTGGATTTCGTACGCTTGATGGCGCCCTTCTGGCTGATTGCGGCCAGAGTGCCAAAGGCAGGGTGATGATGATGCAGGTCCTGTTGATCGAGGATCACTTCGCCGATGCGTTGCTGCTTCAGGAATGGCTGGAGGCCGCGAACGTCGTTTGGGAGATCACGCACGTGCAGACGTTCGCGGAAGCCGTGGCGTGCTGGCATGCACTGGCCTATGACGTGTTGCTCTTGGATCTGGATATTCCCGATGGGTTTGGCCTGGAGGTCCTCAGGAGGAGTTTGGCGCTGGTGGAAGAGCGGCCGGTGGTAGTGCTGAGTGGGCTGGAGAACCCGTCGGTTGCGCTGGAGGCGCTGGCCCTGGGCGCGCTGGCCTATGTAGTGAAGGGGCCAGCGGCGGTGCAGACCTTGCTGACCCTATTCCCAAGCGCATAAACGAGCGGCGGGGACGTTCGCCTGCACTGTGCTCCTCCCAGACAGGTCACCACCTGAATGGGAGAATGGCGCGCGGGGATTCCTTAGGGGTGCGACGCTTCCGTCATCTCGGGGCAGGCCTCCACCAGCGAGCGAACCCCCCTTTCGGAGACGTTCACAGGATCCCTGCCCGTACAGCTGACGCTTACCAGCTTGATGCAGTTCACGGCGCCTTCCGTTGGCCCGTCCTCCACAGCATGGTCACCGTTGCCGTCACGTTTTCGTGTCACCCCTGTGACGCCTCACAGCCCGCAAGCTCCTCCCGTCGTAGACAAAACGGGCCTACAAGCCTGCCCACCGTCTCCTCAACCTGCGCTTCCGGTTACTTCAGTCCGGCGGCGGCCATCACGCCTTCCGTCACGCGGCGCTGGAAGATCAGGTAGGCGATCACCGTCGGGAAGGCGGCTGACACGGCGGTTGCCATGGTTTT
This window encodes:
- a CDS encoding response regulator; this translates as MEKTLPQQAVPAAGGCGFRTLDGALLADCGQSAKGRVMMMQVLLIEDHFADALLLQEWLEAANVVWEITHVQTFAEAVACWHALAYDVLLLDLDIPDGFGLEVLRRSLALVEERPVVVLSGLENPSVALEALALGALAYVVKGPAAVQTLLTLFPSA